The following DNA comes from Frankia casuarinae.
GCGGCAGTAGATGCCGGTGGTGGTGACGGCGGAGAAGAACGCGCCATCGAAGCGCGCGTCCCGGCTACGCAGCGCCTCGTAGCGGCTCTGGTCCGTCATCACTCCACCCACTCTCGACGAGTCCCGCCTCGCATGCTGGCGGAAATCGGACGTCGTGCCCGCAGGCGCCTGGCAAGCGCGGCCATCCCCGGAGACCACACCTATCCGTCGTTGAGTCGTCACCTCTGGTTGCGAACGCCCTCGGATCCGACCTACGGTCACATGGGTAATCGGACCACTACCCGGAGATGATCTGGCTCGACCGTACCCGCGCCCAGGCCAGGTCTCCGCCGCACGGGCGGTGCGCTCCTCCGGACCGGCCCTCCACATCTCCCATGCGGACGGGGACCACCGGATCGGCCCATCAGCAAGAGGTATCCATCAGCAGGAGGTAATCGTGGGATGGGCAGTCGGAAGCGATCCCGGCCCGACCGTCCCGGTCACCCGGATCACCCACCCGGGCGGCGTCGAACCCGGTCTGGATCTTCTCGGACTGGACTCCTTCTGCCTGCTCACCCGGCTGGGTCCGGACATCGTCCGCCGGTTGGTCGCCCTCGGCCTGCTCGACGTGCGCGTCGACCGGGCAGGGCAGTGGTGGCTGCCGATCCGCGCGGTCGGGCGGGCGGTGCGTATCGAACGGCTGCGCCGCGACCTCGGCATTACCTATGCGGCCACCGGCGTCGTGCTGGACCTGCGCGACCGCATCGACGAGCTCGAACAGCGCGGCCGGGGCCATCGCGACGGCCCCGGCCGCGATGGCCCCGGCCGTGACGGCCCCGGCGAGGAGTACCGATGAAGTTGACCAAGCTGACCGAGGGCGCCCAGGACGCGCTGAAGGCGGCCCAGACCAGGGCGATGCGATTCGGCCACACCGAGGTCGACGGGGAACATCTGCTCGCCGCGCTTGTCGAGCAGCCGGACGGGCTGGTCCCGCGCCTCATGGTCGCATCGGGTGGTACCCCACCCGCCCTCACCGGTGCGGTGGAGACGGAGCTGGAGCGCAGACCGCGGGTGTCCGGACCGGGGGTCCGACCGGGGGTCCGACCGGGCGAGGTGTACATGACGCAGCGGCTGTCCAGGGCCCTCGACGCCGCCGAACGGGAGACACACCGCCTCGGCGACGAGTACATCTCGGTCGAACACCTGCTGCTGGCCCTGCTCGAGGAGGGACCCACGACACCGGCCGGCCGGATCCTGCACGAGCAGGGTCTGACCCGGGAACGGCTGCTCATCGCGCTGACCCGGGTGCGCGGAGACCGGCGCATCATCTCCGCCTCGCCGACGGCCACGGACGACGCGCTGGAGAAGTACGGACGCGACCTCGTCGTCGACGCCCGCAACGGCCGCCTCGACCCCCTGATCGGGCGGGACGCCGAGATCCGCCGAGTGATCCAGATCCTGTCCCGCCGGACGAAGAACAATCCCGTGCTGCTCGGCGACCCCGGAGTCGGCAAGACCGCGATCGTCGAGGGCCTCGCCGACCGGATCTTCCGCGGGGACGTTCCGGACAGCCTGCGGAACAGGAGGGTGTTCCAGCTCGACCTGGGCGCGCTGGCGGCCGGGACGGCGCACCGCGGTGCGTTCGAGGAACGACTCAAGGCGGTCATGGCCCAGGTCACGGCATCCGAAGGGCGGATCCTGCTGTTCGTCGACGAACTGCACGCCGTCCTGGGGGCGGGTGCCGCCGAAGGGAAGACGGATGCCGGCAACGTGCTCAAGCCGCTGCTGATCCGCGGCGACCTGCACCTGATCGGGACGACGACACTCGAGGAGTACCGCCGGCAGATCGAGTCCGACCCCGCGTTCGCACGCCGGTTCCAGACCGTCATAATCAACGAGCCATCGGTGGCGGACACCATCTCCATCCTGCGCGGGCTGCGAGGACGGTTGGAGATCTTCCACGGGGTTCGGATCGCCGACGCGGCCCTGGTCTCGGCGGCGGTGCTGTCCCATCGGTACATCAGCGACCGTTTCCTGCCGGACAAGGCGATCGACCTCGTCGACGAGGCGGGCGCCATGCTGCGCACCGACATCGACTCGATGCCGACCGGCCTCGACGAGATCACCCGTAGGGTGGTCCGGCTGGAGATCGAGGAGGCCGCACTCGCGCAGGAATCCGATCCGGCGAGCATCGCCCGACTGGACCAGCTCCGTGGGGAACTCGCCGACGTGCGGGCCGCGGCGAACACGATGCGCGCGCGGTGGGAGGCCGAACGCCAGGCCATTCGGCGGGTCCGGGGGCTGCGGGAGGAGATCGAACAGGCCCGGCGGCGGGCCGAGGATGCCGAACGGGCACACGACCTGGGGACCGCGGCGGAGCTGCGCCACACCCGCCTGCCCGAACTGGACCGGCGGCTCGCCGACGAGTCCGAACGGCTCACCCCCCAGCGGGGCGGCCACCGGTTGCTGCGCGAGATGGTGACCGCCGATGAGATCGCCGATCTGGTCTCCCGCTGGACGGGGATCCCGGTGGCCCGGCTCCTCGAGAGGGAACGGGAGAAGCTGCGACGCCTCGACCAGGTCCTGCGCGCCCGGGTCGTCGGACAGGACGAGGCGGTGCGGCTCGTCGCCGACACGGTGCTCCGGGCCCGCGCGGGCATCGGGAACCCGCGCCGCCCGATCGGGTCATTCCTCTTCCTCGGGCCGATGGGGATCGGGAAGACCGAGTTGGCCCGGGCCCTGGCGACGGCCCTGTTCGACTCCGAGGACAGTCTGATCCGCATCGACCTGGGCGAGTACCAGGAGCGGCACAGCGTCGGCCGGCTGCTGGGCGCCCCACCCGGCCAGACCGGGCTCGTCGAGGGCGGGCAGCTCACCGAGGCGGTACGACGCAAGCCCTACGCGGTGGTGCTGTTCGACGAGATCGAGAAGGCACACGCCGACGTCCTCAACATCCTGCTGCAGGTCCTGAGCGACGGTCGGCTCACCGACGCCCGGGGACGCACCGTCGACTTCCGTGGCACCGTCGTCATCCTGACCTCCGGTGTGGGGTCCGAACGGCTCACCGGCGGTCCGGACGCCGAGGGGACAGCCGGGCCCGAGGTCCGCGTTCGGATCACGGCCGACCTGCGCCGGGCGTTCCGGCCCGAGTTCCTCCACCAGCTCGACGAGGTCGTGCTGTTCTCCCCGCTGACCCTGCCCGAGATCGAGCGGATCGTCGACCTGCTGGTGGACGACCTGCGGGCCCGATTGGCGGATCGGCGCATCACCCTGGACATCACCGAGCCGGCCCGGATGTTCATCGCCCGTCAGGGCTACGACCCGGTCCATGGCGCCCGCCCGCTGCGCCGCTACCTGCAACGCGAGGTGGAGACCCGGATCGGGCGGGAAATGATCGCCGGTGAGGTCGACGACGGTTCCGCGGTGGTCGTCGACCTCGCCGGAGACACGCTGACGGTCCGGCACGGACGGTCCGGCACGCTCAGCGGTCGCTGAACCCCGGGCGGTCGCCGAACCTCTTGCGGAGGACGACGAAGTAGAGATCTGGTCGCAGCGGCCGGCCGAACCGTTCGTCGTCGTAGGGGAACGGGCTCGTTCTGGTGGTCAGGACGTATCCGCGCCGCTGATACCAGGCGATCAGCTCGGCCCGTTGGGCGATGACCAGCAGGTCCGTCCAGGCCGCGGAGCAGGCCGTCACGGCGTGCCGTTCGGCGAGCCGCAGCAGAGTGTCGCCGAGCCCGTTGCCCTGGCGGGTCGGGCTTACCGCGAACATGCCGAAGTAGGACCCGATCAACGGTGATACATCCGGGCCACACCGCTCCGCGTCAGCCTGCCCGTGGGTGGCATACCCCGACCGGGTCACCTCGGTCGCATCGGTCACCTCGGTCGCCGCGTGCTCCGACCGGGCCGGTGGCTCGACCCGTCGTTCCACGTGGCAGCAGCCGAGGAGGGCTCCGTCCGGGTCCTGCGCGAGCAGCACCACGCTGTCCAGCGCCGCCAGTGCCGCGCCGACCGCGGCGGCGTCGGTGCGCCGCCCGGCGAGCAGGTCGGCCTCGGTGGTCCACCCCGCGCGACTGGACTCCCCCCGGTACGCGGACTCGACGAGCTCAACGATCGCCGCGACGTCGGCCTCGGTCGCACGGCGGAACGTGAGGTCGCCCGGGTAGGCATGGGAAACCGATCGCATCCTCCCCATCCTCACAGCTCCCGGGGGTAGTCCCCCGGGAATGCGAGCGAGCGCATAGCGGGTAACGGGACGGGAGAACGGGCGGACGGGGGCGTCACGGCGGCGGCGAGACGGGGAAGCAGCAGGCCCAGAGGCGCGTCGACTCGGACGGCCGCGCGGCTGTCCCCCCGAGTCGGACCCTGGTTGACGATCGCGACCGGGATGTCGAGCTCCGCCGCACGGAGCACGAACCGGTAGCCGGACATCACCGTCAGCGACGACCCGAGGATCAGCAGCGCCCTGGCCCCCTCGACCAGCCGGAGCGCCTCCGCGACACGCGGCCGCGGCACGGTCGCACCGAAGAACACCACGTCCGGTTCCAGCTCGTCACCGCCACACCGGCGGCAGCCCACCATGACGAAGGCGGCGACCATGTCGTCGGGGAGCGTGACATCGCCGTCCGGGTTGGTCTGCGCGGCGCCGACATGGAATCCGGGATTGACCGCCCGCAGACGCTGGTCGAGCTCGAGGCGAGGGCTCACGTCGCCGCAGCCGCGACACAGCACGCGCGACAGCCTACCGTGCAAATCGATGACGCGCCGTGAGCCGGCGCGCTGGTGCAGGCCGTCAACGTTCTGCGTCACGACGCCGGTCACCAGGCCGTCCTGCTCCAACCGGGCCAGTGCCCGGTGGCCCGGGTTCGGCTCCGCCCGGGCCACCCGCCGCCACCCTGCATGGCTGCGGGCCCAGTAGCGGTGCCGGGCCGCGGGATCATCGGTGAACTCCTGGTACGTCATCGGGGTGTGACGGCGCAGTGCCCCGTTCGGACCCCGATAGTCCGGAATACCGGAGTCGGTGGAGATCCCCGCACCGGTCACCACCGCGACCCCGCCGGCCGCGACCAGCGAGCAGAGCCGGTCGAACGCCTCGCCCCCGCCACCCGCCGCCTGCTGTCGCGCACCGTCCCTCACACCGTCCATGCTGCCCGATCTACCCGTGCCCCGGATGCCCGTTCGGCGCCACCACTCCCTGCCCGTCCGGGGATGAAGCCTGCCCGTCCGGGGATGAAGCCTGCCCGTCCGGGGATGAAGCCGGGGGAAGACGTCCCGGCAGGTTGATGTTTCGGACACCGGCATCGATACGTCGTGTAGTCGTCGTAGCCGGGTGGTGTGATCAGGCTCTGAGTCGTACGGTTGCGGCGAAGCCAGCCTTCCCGAGGATGGTTACGACGATGGACGGCGAGAACGCACAGGTCGGCACCAGGCACGCCGAGTCGGGGGACGCCCGGCGCCACCCCTCCGGCTCAGTCGCTCATGGCAGGTCAACCGCGTCGACCACGACCAGGACCACCGTCAAAACCGTCGGCATGGCCGCCGGCACGAGCGCGGGCCGACCGGCCGCGATGGAGGCTGAGCTGGCCTCGGTCCATCCCGGTCCGGCCGCGCCGGTATGTGAGGCGGCCGGGCGCATCGCCCGGTCGGAGGAGACCATCGAGGCGGAGGTCATCCGCCTCTTGCCCGGAGCCCTCGCCGTCGTCCGCACTCCCGCCGGAACGGAGGAGGTGGGCATCGCCCTGGTTGACGCCCATCCCGGTGATGCCGTGCTGGTTCACGCCGGGGAGGCGATCGCCGTTCTCTAGCTCATCCGTTCGTCCGTCCGGGCCAGACCCATCCAGGGCAGGGGGATGCAATGACGGTTCGTTCGCCGTTCAACCAGACCGCGGCGATCGCGGACGCCGAGATCTACCGCGAGGAGCCCATCCGTCCCGACCGCGCCATCACACGCGGCTCGGACCGGCGGATCGGGGTGCTGACCCCACCGTGCTATGCCCTCGCCCACCCGGAGGAGCGTTCGCACGCCCACGCGGAGTGTCTCCTGGAGTGCGGCCCCGCCGCCATCCCCGACGTCACGCTGCGAGTCCGGGTGCGCTACCTGCAGATGACGGTCCGTTTCGTGGATCGTGGCCCCGGGGACGGGGGCCGCTTTCCACCAGGCGGCCGGCCTGCGGGAGATGCCGAGCCCCGCGGCTGGGACGAGTTCGTCCCGCGCCAGGTCGACGATGTGGTGACGGTCACGGACCTGTTGGCGGCGCCTCCCGGCAGCGCGGTACCGACCGCCGCGGGGCCGCGGCGGAACTGGCTGCCCCGCCTGAGCGCGCCACGGCCAAATCCATGGGAGCTGGCCGGTCCGGCGAGCGGTGGCGTCTCGGCGGGACTCGGACCACCCCACACCGTCCGGTTCAGCGCCCCCTCCGGTCGGCGGGTGGAGACCGTGAGCGGCCACGGCGAGGCGGAACCGACCCGCATCACCTGGGACAGCTGGGCCGTGCAGGGAGAGCTGCGGTTGAACGCCGGACTGCAGACCTGGGCACATCAGACCGGGGAGACCGGAGCACATCGCCTGGTCCGGCTCCGGGCGGAACTGGTGAACACCTCGGGCTGGCATCTTCCGGCCGAGGAAGCGATGGATCACGTCTCCCTTGAGGCGCGCCGCCGGCGGCACCGGGAACAGGCAATGCGGCACTCCCTGATCGGCGCGCACCTGCTCCTCGCGACGACCGAGGGCCGATTCGTGTCCCTGGCCTCTCCCCCGGCCCGGGCCAGCGAATTCGCGAAGAACTGCGTCAACGACGGCCTCTGGCCCGCGCTCGTGACCACCGCGGACGGCCATGACACCGTGCTCGTCGCGCCGATCGTCCTTCCCGATCATCCACGGCCGGCTCCGGTGGACCACGACAGCGGCAGCTGACCGCCGGCCCGCCACCGGCCTCGGCCGATGAGCCGAGGCCGGTCGTCAGCAGCAACGGCAGCGAAAACAGTGAGCGGAACATACGCGTCGCGGGAGGACGTCAACATTGTTGATTATCTTGGATCGGACGCGGTGGCCACGTTTCTACGGCGCGTAGAATCTGCTGGGTGCGACCAGAGGCGAGGCCGACTGAGAGACGGCGCACGGCAGTCCCGGGGAGGGGCGGCACCCGGTTCGCCGACCTCACCGGTGCCGCCCACGCCACCGGTGGTACGGGCGGCACGGGGCCCACCAGCCTTGCCGCTGCGATCAGCCTGGTTGTGACGCTTGGCCTCGCAGCGGCGCTCGTCCCGGCGCTCCTGCTCGGACTGGCCACCCCCGCATCGGCGCATTCACGTCTGGTCACCACCACCCCGGTGGCGGACAGCACTCTCACCGCCCCGCCACATGAGATCATCCTGACATTCAACGAGCCGGTGTCCCCGCGCTACACGAACGTCGCCGTCACGGCGGCCGACGGCGCCGGCGTGACCGCCGGTGCCACCCGCGTCGAGGGCGGCACCGTCCACCAGGGCCTCACCGCTCTCCGCGACGGTCGCTACACGGTGGCCTATCGGGTCGTGTCCGAGGACGGTCATCCGGTCGGCGGCGAGTTCGCCTTCACCGTTGCCGGCAGCACGGCGTCCGCGGGCCAGGAGGGATCCCCGCCCCCGTCTCCGGTCACCACGACGCCGACCCCGGCAGCCACCGCGAGTCCGACCACGGGTGCCGCGCCGGCCCCGTCCGCGGCCGTCACGGCCGTCACGGCCGTCACGGCCGATACGGGACCCGCGGACGGCGGGGGCGGGAGCAGTGGCGGTGGCGGTGGCGGTGGCTGGATACTCCCTGTCGTGATCGCCGGTATCCTCACGCTCGGTGGCGGTACCTTGTTCGCCCTGCGGCGACGTCACTCCGGAGCGCGCTGACCCCATGGACACCCCCGCCGCCAGGAAAAACCCCGCCATAACGAACAACCCCACCACGCCCGCAGACCCCACCACGCCCACGGCTCCGGCCGCTCCTCCGCATGCCGCCGCTCTCACCAGGACCATCCCCGCCAGCCGCTCCCCCTCGGCTGGCGGACGGACGGCGGCGGTCGGACGGATGGCGCCCGTCGCCGTCGCGGCCGGATGCGTGGCACTGGCCCTGGTCGTCGGTTTCGGGCCAGGCCCCCTGCGGCTGCCCGGTCTGCCTTCGTCCGGCACGCTCACCTACTGGGCACTGCCGTTCGCCCATCTGGTCGGCAGGATCGCCGCCGTGGGGACGATCGGGTGGCTTCTCACGGCCGCCGTCCTTCTTCCGGCGAAACACGGTGCGGCCGGCAACGGGTCCCGGGTGGGCATCCTGTCGCCCACGGCCCGGCGGTGCGGCCGGTACGCGGCGAACGCCGCGGCTCTGTGGATGCTGGCCACCCTCGTGGAGCTGCTGTTCACCCTGTCCGAGATCTCCGCGCGCCCGGCCGGCGACGTCCTGGATGTCTCCTCGCTGCGCTCCTTCGTCTCCACCACCTCCCAGGGCCGGGCGCTACTCGTCGTGGCGGCCCTGGCTGCCGTCATCGCGGTGATCGGCCGTACAGTCACGACGACGACCGCGACCGGGGCCCTGCTCGCTGTCGCGGTCGCCGGCATCGTGCCGCCGATCCTGGTTGGCCACGCCGCTACGTCCGGCGATCATGCGATCGCCGTGGTGGCCCTCGGCGTGCACGTATTGGCGGCCACGGCATGGGTGGGTGGTCTACTCGGCCTGCTCACCGCGGTGCGGCTGCCGGCGAGCTTGTTCGGCCCGGCGCTGCGCCGGTACAGCCGGTTCGCGGCCGGGGCGGCGGCCGTCACGGCAATCAGCGGGATCGCCGGTGCGGCCCTGCGGCTCGGCGGCTTCACCCCGTTGTGGGACACCCGCTACGGCCTGCTGGTCCTGCTCAAGGCCGCGGGCCTGCTGGCCGCCGTCACGCTCGGTGGTCTGGTGCGCCGCCGGGTCGTCGCCGGGCTCACGGTGACGACGCCCACCGACCAGACCGGCACCACCGACCAGACCGGCACCACCGACCAGACCGGCACCACCGACCAGACCGGCACCGACAGGACTACCGCGGTCGCTCGTTTCCTGCGCATCGCCGGCGTGGAGCTCACCGTTCTCACGGCCACGGTCGGGTTGGCCGTCGGACTGTCACGCACGGCGCCGCCGGTGAACGACGCACTCGTTCCCGACGATCCGACCCAGACGCTGCTCGGATACCCGATGCCCCCACCGGTCACCGCCGCGCGGCTCGCCACCGACTGGCACATCGACTGGGTCTTCCTCGCCGGCGCGGTCACCGCCGCCCTGCTCTACCTCGCCGGCCTACGCCGGCTACGGGCACGCGGCGCCCACTGGCCGCTTGGGCGCACCATTGCCTGGCTCGCCGGCTTGCTCGTCGTCGTGGTCGCCACGTCAAGCGGACTCGGGCTGTACGGGCCGGTCCTGCTCAGCGTGCACATGAGCCAGCACATGCTGCTCAGCATGCTGGCCCCGCTCCCGCTGGTGCTCGGCGCGCCGGTGACTCTGGCGCTGCGGGCGATGCGGCCCGCGACGGCTCCGCACCGCACCGGACCACGCGAATGGCTGCTGAGGACGCTGCGGTCCTGGCCGGTACGCATCCTGACCCATCCGCTGCTCGTGACGGCGAACTTTGCCGGCAGCCTCTACGTGCTCTACCTCAGCTCGCTGCTGTCGACTCTCATGCACAACCATCTCGGCCACCTGTACATGAACGTGCACTTCCTGGCGGTCGGCGTGCTGTTCTTCGAGCTGCTGATCGGGACCGACCCGCTCCCCCGCCGGCTGCCGCATCCCGGCCGCGTCCTGATGCTGCTGGCGGTCGTCCCGTTCCACGCCTTCCTCGGCCTGACCATCATGAGCACGTCGGCCCTGCTCGGCTCGGGCTGGTACGACCGCCTGGTCCGGCCCTGGGGCGTCTCACCGCTCAGCGACCAGCGGACCGCCGGGGGCATCGCCTGGTCGTTCGGCGAGATTCCCACCTTCGTCGTGCTGATCGTGCTGGCCATCCAGTGGTCCCGGCTGGACGAGCGGCAGGCGCGGACCCGGGAGCGGCGCATCGCCGCCGCTGGTGACGTCGACGCCGAACTCGACGCGTACAACGCCTACCTCGCCCAGCTCGCCGCCGGCCCAGCCCGGCGCACGCCGTCCGCGGCCACCACCACCTCGACAGCCACCACCACCTCGACAGCCACCACCACCTCGACAGCCACCACCTCACGCACGACCTCGCCCACCCCCGGAGACGAGACCAACGCTGAGGCCGAAACCTCCGGATAAGCAGGCCGGGGAGAAACCCCGGCTACGGCGTCGGCCGCGGGCCGTCGGGACCGGATGCCGCGGCCCTCCCGCCCGGACGGACGACCGCCCCCGGACGGACGACCGCCGCGGACCGCGGGCCGTCGGCAGGCGCACCCTCGGCACGCACCGCGGGCAGGGTCCGCACGTTGCTCTGCGGAACCGACGGGCGGCGCGCCGTTTCCAGGTCCACCCGCGCGGCCACCGCCGTCAGTTGACGGCGGGTGATCACCCACACGAGTTCGAGCAGGACCGCCGCCGCCACGGCGATGCCGACCGCCGTCCACGGCCCGGTCGTCCCCACCAGGGAGAGCTGGAAGAACTCCTGGCCGGAGGGGATAGCCAGGACCAGCGCGAACGCGACCGCCATGGTCAGCACGAGCGCGATGCGCCACCAGGTGTACGGACGGGCGACGATCGCCAGTGCCCACAGCGCGACTCCGAACAGCGTCAGCGTCGCCATCGAGGTTTCGGCCTCCAGGTCATGACCATAGAAATGCGACCGGGCCAGCAGGTAGGACGTCATCGTCGCCGCGGCGGCGAGCAACCCGGTGGGAAGGGCGAAGCGCAGCACCCGACCGACGAAGTCCGGCTGCGCCCGCTCGGTGTTCGGTGCCAGCGCCAGGAAGAACGACGGGATGCCGATCGTCAGCGACCCGACAAGCGTGAGATGCCGAGGGAGGAACGGGTACGGCACCTGCGTGATCACAACCACGATCGCGAGCAGGACCGAGTAGACGGTCTTGGTCAGAAACAGGTTCGCGACCCGTTCGATGTTGCCGATGACCCTCCGTCCCTCGGAGACCACAGACGGCAACGTCGCGAAGCTGTTATTCAGCAGCACGATCTGGGCGACCGCGCGGGTCGCCTGACTGCCGGATCCCATCGACACGCCGATGTCGGCGTCCTTGAGCGCCAGGACGTCGTTGACGCCGTCGCCGGTCATCGCGACGATGTGCCCCCGCGACTGCAACGCCGCGACCATCTCCCGCTTCTGCTGCGGGCTGACCCGCCCGAAGATCGAGTGGCTCTCCAGGGCGTCGGCGAGCGCGGCCCGGTCGGTCGGCAGCGTGCGGGCGTCAACGGGATCGTCGGCGCCGGGCAGCCCCAGCGTGCGGGCGACCGCGCCGACCGACAGCGCGTTGTCCCCCGAGAGAATCTTGGCGGCGACGTTCTGCTCGGCGAAGTACCGCAGGGTATCCGGGGCATCCGCCCGCAGCCGCTGGGCGATGACCACGAGCGCCACCGGGACGACGCCGGCCGGCACCGTCGCCGGGTCCGCCAGCGCGTCCGCCAGCGACGCGCCGAACCGGGCGAGCAGCAGCACCCGCAGGCCCTGCGCCCCGTACTCGTCCACGGTGGCGAGCACCCGGTCACCGGCCGCCAGCAGCACGTCGGGCGCGCCGAGCAGCCAGGTGCCCTCGGTCCCGCCCACGGCGGCGAGGGTCGCGCCGCTCCACTTGCGCGCCGAGGAGAACGGCGCGTCCGCCCGCACCTGCCAGCCCGGCGGGGCGGGATAGGCATCGATGATCGCCTGCATGCTCGGATTCGGCCGGCTGTCGGCCGCGCCGAGGGCGCCGAGCACGCTCGGCACGAGGGTGCCCGGCGCTGCGGCCACGCCTGCCCCAACGGCGGCGCCGGTGCCCGGCTCGACGATCCGCAGCTCCACGACGTCCATCGCAGCCTCGGTGAGGGTGCCGGTCTTGTCCAGACAGACGACGTCGACGCGGGCCAGCCCCTCGATCGCGGGCAGTTCCTGCACCAGGCACTGCCGCCGGCCCAGCCGTACCACGCCGACCGCGAAGGCGACCGACGTAAGCAACACCAAGCCCTCCGGCACCATCGGCACGAGTCCGGCGACCATCCGGCGGATGGCCTCGGGCAGGTCGTCGTCGTTAACGACCACCTGGCTGACGATCAGCGCGATGCCGGCCGGAATAATCATCCAGGTGACGACCCTCAGAATGGTGCTGATGCCGCCCCGCAGCTCGGAGCGCACCAGGGTGAACCGGCTCGCCTCCTCGGCGAGCCGGGCCGCGTAGGCTTCGCGGCCAACCCGGGTCGCCCGGAACGCCCCCGACCCCGCGACGACGAAGCTGCCCGACATGACGATGTCACCGGGCTGCTTGTGCACCGGATCCGCCTCGCCGGTGAGCAGCGACTCGTCGACCTCCAGGTGATCGGCCGTCAGGACCAGACCATCGACGGGAATCTTGTCGCCGGCGCCGAGCTCAATCACGTCGTCCAGCACGATCTCGGCGGCGGGGAGCTCGCGGGTGACACCGTCACGCCGCACGACGGGCCGGGACTCCCCCACCACGGCGAGCCGGTCCAGGGTGCGCTTCGCCCGCAGCTCCTGGAACAGGCCGACCAGGGTGTTCACGATGATCACGCCGCCGAACAGGGCGTCCTGGAATGGACCGACGATGGCGACGAAGACCAGTAGAACACCGATGATCGCGTTGATCCGGGTGAGGACGTTCGCACGGATGATGTCGCGCAGCGAGCGACTGGAGCGGACCGGCACGTCGTTGACGCGGCCGTCCGCGAGGCGTTCGGCGACCTCGGCGGCGGTCAACCCAGCGGCGGATCGACCGATCGCGATGGGTCCGGACCCGGCCCCGGCGGCGGACGCGGAAT
Coding sequences within:
- a CDS encoding chaperone modulator CbpM; amino-acid sequence: MGWAVGSDPGPTVPVTRITHPGGVEPGLDLLGLDSFCLLTRLGPDIVRRLVALGLLDVRVDRAGQWWLPIRAVGRAVRIERLRRDLGITYAATGVVLDLRDRIDELEQRGRGHRDGPGRDGPGRDGPGEEYR
- a CDS encoding AAA family ATPase: MKLTKLTEGAQDALKAAQTRAMRFGHTEVDGEHLLAALVEQPDGLVPRLMVASGGTPPALTGAVETELERRPRVSGPGVRPGVRPGEVYMTQRLSRALDAAERETHRLGDEYISVEHLLLALLEEGPTTPAGRILHEQGLTRERLLIALTRVRGDRRIISASPTATDDALEKYGRDLVVDARNGRLDPLIGRDAEIRRVIQILSRRTKNNPVLLGDPGVGKTAIVEGLADRIFRGDVPDSLRNRRVFQLDLGALAAGTAHRGAFEERLKAVMAQVTASEGRILLFVDELHAVLGAGAAEGKTDAGNVLKPLLIRGDLHLIGTTTLEEYRRQIESDPAFARRFQTVIINEPSVADTISILRGLRGRLEIFHGVRIADAALVSAAVLSHRYISDRFLPDKAIDLVDEAGAMLRTDIDSMPTGLDEITRRVVRLEIEEAALAQESDPASIARLDQLRGELADVRAAANTMRARWEAERQAIRRVRGLREEIEQARRRAEDAERAHDLGTAAELRHTRLPELDRRLADESERLTPQRGGHRLLREMVTADEIADLVSRWTGIPVARLLEREREKLRRLDQVLRARVVGQDEAVRLVADTVLRARAGIGNPRRPIGSFLFLGPMGIGKTELARALATALFDSEDSLIRIDLGEYQERHSVGRLLGAPPGQTGLVEGGQLTEAVRRKPYAVVLFDEIEKAHADVLNILLQVLSDGRLTDARGRTVDFRGTVVILTSGVGSERLTGGPDAEGTAGPEVRVRITADLRRAFRPEFLHQLDEVVLFSPLTLPEIERIVDLLVDDLRARLADRRITLDITEPARMFIARQGYDPVHGARPLRRYLQREVETRIGREMIAGEVDDGSAVVVDLAGDTLTVRHGRSGTLSGR
- a CDS encoding GNAT family N-acetyltransferase, whose protein sequence is MGRMRSVSHAYPGDLTFRRATEADVAAIVELVESAYRGESSRAGWTTEADLLAGRRTDAAAVGAALAALDSVVLLAQDPDGALLGCCHVERRVEPPARSEHAATEVTDATEVTRSGYATHGQADAERCGPDVSPLIGSYFGMFAVSPTRQGNGLGDTLLRLAERHAVTACSAAWTDLLVIAQRAELIAWYQRRGYVLTTRTSPFPYDDERFGRPLRPDLYFVVLRKRFGDRPGFSDR
- a CDS encoding NAD-dependent protein deacetylase, with amino-acid sequence MDGVRDGARQQAAGGGGEAFDRLCSLVAAGGVAVVTGAGISTDSGIPDYRGPNGALRRHTPMTYQEFTDDPAARHRYWARSHAGWRRVARAEPNPGHRALARLEQDGLVTGVVTQNVDGLHQRAGSRRVIDLHGRLSRVLCRGCGDVSPRLELDQRLRAVNPGFHVGAAQTNPDGDVTLPDDMVAAFVMVGCRRCGGDELEPDVVFFGATVPRPRVAEALRLVEGARALLILGSSLTVMSGYRFVLRAAELDIPVAIVNQGPTRGDSRAAVRVDAPLGLLLPRLAAAVTPPSARSPVPLPAMRSLAFPGDYPREL
- a CDS encoding transcriptional regulator translates to MDGENAQVGTRHAESGDARRHPSGSVAHGRSTASTTTRTTVKTVGMAAGTSAGRPAAMEAELASVHPGPAAPVCEAAGRIARSEETIEAEVIRLLPGALAVVRTPAGTEEVGIALVDAHPGDAVLVHAGEAIAVL
- a CDS encoding copper resistance CopC family protein → MRPEARPTERRRTAVPGRGGTRFADLTGAAHATGGTGGTGPTSLAAAISLVVTLGLAAALVPALLLGLATPASAHSRLVTTTPVADSTLTAPPHEIILTFNEPVSPRYTNVAVTAADGAGVTAGATRVEGGTVHQGLTALRDGRYTVAYRVVSEDGHPVGGEFAFTVAGSTASAGQEGSPPPSPVTTTPTPAATASPTTGAAPAPSAAVTAVTAVTADTGPADGGGGSSGGGGGGGWILPVVIAGILTLGGGTLFALRRRHSGAR
- a CDS encoding cytochrome c oxidase assembly protein, with the protein product MDTPAARKNPAITNNPTTPADPTTPTAPAAPPHAAALTRTIPASRSPSAGGRTAAVGRMAPVAVAAGCVALALVVGFGPGPLRLPGLPSSGTLTYWALPFAHLVGRIAAVGTIGWLLTAAVLLPAKHGAAGNGSRVGILSPTARRCGRYAANAAALWMLATLVELLFTLSEISARPAGDVLDVSSLRSFVSTTSQGRALLVVAALAAVIAVIGRTVTTTTATGALLAVAVAGIVPPILVGHAATSGDHAIAVVALGVHVLAATAWVGGLLGLLTAVRLPASLFGPALRRYSRFAAGAAAVTAISGIAGAALRLGGFTPLWDTRYGLLVLLKAAGLLAAVTLGGLVRRRVVAGLTVTTPTDQTGTTDQTGTTDQTGTTDQTGTDRTTAVARFLRIAGVELTVLTATVGLAVGLSRTAPPVNDALVPDDPTQTLLGYPMPPPVTAARLATDWHIDWVFLAGAVTAALLYLAGLRRLRARGAHWPLGRTIAWLAGLLVVVVATSSGLGLYGPVLLSVHMSQHMLLSMLAPLPLVLGAPVTLALRAMRPATAPHRTGPREWLLRTLRSWPVRILTHPLLVTANFAGSLYVLYLSSLLSTLMHNHLGHLYMNVHFLAVGVLFFELLIGTDPLPRRLPHPGRVLMLLAVVPFHAFLGLTIMSTSALLGSGWYDRLVRPWGVSPLSDQRTAGGIAWSFGEIPTFVVLIVLAIQWSRLDERQARTRERRIAAAGDVDAELDAYNAYLAQLAAGPARRTPSAATTTSTATTTSTATTTSTATTSRTTSPTPGDETNAEAETSG